One halophilic archaeon DL31 genomic region harbors:
- a CDS encoding hypothetical protein (KEGG: nmg:Nmag_3402 hypothetical protein) codes for MFIEDFAGLIDRMFQLRIYLKNRISTKLQGRLYLPKEVREKYGERYHIVEYEDRIELIPVADDPLAAVRSAAGELRDASTDEVRENIEAEARADAADKDVDR; via the coding sequence GTGTTCATCGAAGACTTCGCAGGCCTCATCGACCGGATGTTTCAGTTGAGAATATATCTAAAGAATAGGATTTCAACAAAGCTACAGGGACGATTATATCTCCCAAAAGAGGTACGCGAAAAGTACGGTGAACGATATCACATAGTCGAGTACGAGGACCGAATCGAACTCATTCCGGTTGCGGACGATCCGCTGGCCGCGGTTCGGAGCGCAGCAGGGGAACTCCGCGATGCCTCTACCGACGAAGTTCGAGAAAACATCGAAGCCGAGGCGAGAGCCGACGCGGCAGACAAGGACGTCGATAGATGA
- a CDS encoding hypothetical protein (KEGG: hla:Hlac_1749 hypothetical protein), producing MGSVTAVGMGKTFDALTHPYRRHVLYCLRANSGMVAIDTLTAMLANELEGPSATAGRKTPEHIEVALHHMHLPKLAEAGLITFDADTHTVELDGVNEFDQFIDEAARIDGYAPLATDN from the coding sequence ATGGGATCAGTGACCGCCGTGGGTATGGGCAAGACATTCGACGCGTTGACACATCCCTACCGACGACACGTGTTGTACTGCCTACGGGCGAACTCTGGGATGGTCGCCATCGATACGCTCACAGCGATGCTCGCAAACGAACTCGAAGGCCCATCCGCGACGGCTGGGAGGAAGACGCCCGAACACATCGAAGTCGCCCTCCACCACATGCACCTCCCCAAACTCGCCGAAGCTGGCCTCATCACGTTCGACGCGGATACGCACACAGTTGAACTCGACGGAGTGAACGAGTTTGACCAGTTCATCGACGAAGCAGCGCGCATCGACGGCTATGCACCACTCGCCACAGACAACTGA
- a CDS encoding putative transcriptional regulator, AsnC family (SMART: Transcription regulator, AsnC-type~KEGG: hla:Hlac_1748 putative transcriptional regulator, AsnC family), whose protein sequence is MNDDPLNNLDRRILHLLQIDAREATDTAIADETDVTGTTIHNRIKELEKQGVIVGYNPEIDYEKAGYPMQVLFICSTELSRRSEMAEKALEVRGVVNVREMLSGEENLHVEVVAESTSEIEESTDQLDDLGLRIVSSNILAEEHIQPWNHFHQELAGEDADTPEEIGSTEK, encoded by the coding sequence ATGAACGATGACCCGCTCAACAATCTCGACCGCCGCATCCTACACCTGTTACAGATAGACGCTCGTGAGGCCACCGACACCGCCATCGCCGACGAAACCGACGTAACCGGCACCACCATCCACAATCGCATCAAGGAACTGGAGAAACAGGGCGTCATAGTCGGCTACAATCCGGAAATCGACTACGAGAAGGCGGGGTATCCGATGCAGGTGTTGTTCATCTGCTCGACGGAACTTTCCCGCCGGTCGGAGATGGCGGAGAAAGCACTCGAAGTTCGGGGTGTCGTCAACGTTCGGGAGATGCTGTCCGGCGAGGAGAACCTCCACGTCGAGGTCGTCGCCGAATCAACCTCCGAAATCGAGGAGAGTACCGACCAGTTAGACGACCTCGGCCTGCGGATCGTGAGTAGCAACATTCTGGCAGAAGAACACATCCAGCCGTGGAATCACTTCCATCAAGAGCTCGCCGGAGAGGACGCCGACACACCTGAGGAAATCGGTTCGACCGAAAAATAG
- a CDS encoding putative transcriptional regulator, AsnC family (SMART: Transcription regulator, AsnC-type~KEGG: hla:Hlac_1023 putative transcriptional regulator, AsnC family) has translation MASEELDPVDKGILYLLQEDARNNTTNAIGEQVGVSSSTVANRINKLEESGAITGYHPTIDYEQTGMGHHLLVIGTVPIDDQEEVVDDLVSVPGVVSVSELLTNNANLSIELVGQNRQEIEKSIDEMSELGVDIERMDMLKRIRAFPYNHFGKKFTNEDDTG, from the coding sequence ATGGCCTCGGAAGAACTTGACCCGGTTGACAAAGGCATCCTGTATCTCTTGCAGGAAGATGCCCGGAATAACACGACGAACGCCATCGGAGAACAGGTCGGCGTCTCATCCAGTACGGTCGCCAATCGCATCAACAAGCTCGAAGAGAGCGGCGCTATTACGGGATATCACCCGACGATAGACTACGAGCAAACGGGGATGGGTCATCACCTGCTCGTTATCGGGACGGTTCCAATTGATGACCAAGAGGAGGTTGTTGACGACCTCGTTAGTGTTCCGGGTGTGGTGAGTGTCAGTGAGTTATTAACGAATAACGCAAACCTCTCGATTGAATTGGTCGGGCAGAACAGGCAAGAGATTGAGAAAAGCATCGATGAGATGAGCGAGTTGGGCGTCGATATTGAGCGCATGGATATGCTGAAGCGGATTCGAGCGTTCCCGTACAATCACTTCGGAAAGAAATTCACGAACGAGGACGACACTGGATAA
- a CDS encoding hypothetical protein (KEGG: htu:Htur_1196 hypothetical protein), with amino-acid sequence MSQVQTVETDSRSVSQAVIDAVAAVEGTPPTELTPPLYDVVDPEALDKVFAGKASLGKVMFNYNSYEITVEADGYVAIEEHTR; translated from the coding sequence ATGAGTCAGGTTCAGACCGTCGAGACAGATAGTCGGAGTGTGAGCCAGGCAGTAATAGATGCAGTAGCCGCCGTTGAGGGTACTCCACCTACGGAATTAACGCCGCCACTGTACGACGTAGTTGACCCCGAGGCGCTGGACAAAGTGTTCGCTGGGAAGGCATCTCTGGGGAAGGTGATGTTCAATTACAACAGTTACGAGATTACTGTGGAGGCTGATGGCTATGTGGCCATCGAGGAACACACTCGATAG
- a CDS encoding transposase IS4 family protein (PFAM: Transposase, IS4-like~KEGG: hla:Hlac_3537 transposase IS4 family protein), with amino-acid sequence MKALPKSQILRFTEKAIHLARRAVSRYSSKFSKHRYTLPQHVVLLCLRVRKNTTYRGLLDELIEMPRICRTLGLAELPTPSTLCKAFNRLDMAVWRVILTLSATLLPTSRIVGVDASGFDRSHASKHYTKRAELTIQQLKVTLLVDTKVNAILDLHVTTTRKHDSQIAPSLIKRNPETIDILLGDKGYDDQKIRRLARHREVRPLIKHREFTSLHKAWNARLDTDLYGQRSQSETVNSTLKRKYGGVVRSRQWWKQFRELTIACLVHNIDRSL; translated from the coding sequence ATGAAAGCCCTCCCGAAGTCCCAAATTCTCCGTTTTACTGAGAAGGCGATCCATCTGGCACGCCGAGCCGTCTCTCGATACTCCTCGAAGTTCTCCAAGCACCGCTATACACTCCCGCAGCACGTTGTTCTACTGTGTCTCAGAGTTCGGAAGAACACGACCTACCGTGGTCTGCTTGACGAACTGATCGAGATGCCACGCATTTGTCGAACTCTCGGATTAGCTGAACTACCTACGCCATCAACGCTCTGTAAGGCGTTCAACCGGCTTGATATGGCTGTCTGGCGTGTCATATTGACTCTCTCAGCGACGCTACTTCCGACGAGTAGAATCGTTGGAGTCGATGCGTCAGGGTTCGACCGGAGTCACGCCTCGAAACACTACACGAAACGAGCAGAGCTCACGATTCAGCAGCTCAAAGTGACACTGCTGGTCGATACGAAAGTGAATGCAATCCTCGATCTACACGTGACGACGACACGAAAACACGATAGCCAGATTGCGCCGTCGTTGATCAAACGCAACCCCGAGACCATCGACATCCTTCTCGGTGACAAAGGGTACGACGACCAGAAGATCAGACGACTTGCCCGTCACCGCGAGGTTCGCCCACTGATCAAGCATCGTGAGTTCACATCGCTTCACAAGGCATGGAACGCACGCTTAGACACTGATCTCTACGGCCAGCGGAGTCAATCCGAGACCGTCAACTCAACACTCAAGCGAAAGTACGGTGGGGTTGTCCGCTCACGGCAATGGTGGAAACAGTTCCGGGAACTCACCATCGCCTGTCTCGTTCATAATATCGACCGCTCACTCTGA
- a CDS encoding PAS/PAC sensor signal transduction histidine kinase (KEGG: nph:NP0622A signal-transducing histidine kinase~PFAM: ATP-binding region, ATPase-like; Signal transduction histidine kinase, subgroup 1, dimerisation/phosphoacceptor region; PAS fold-4~SMART: ATP-binding region, ATPase-like; Signal transduction histidine kinase, subgroup 1, dimerisation/phosphoacceptor region), which produces MAARTGHAPEDVVGEEFWDVFPAAVDTSVSDYFQAAMESSEEVETVIDYDPHGYWAELRIYPVDGGLFIHSRDITDEKEREQELQYRNELLESFANTVSHDLRNPLNVAEGNLQLAQETGDFEHLESVAQAHNRMRNLIDELLHAARGDELDRSEISLAAVAEQAWETVSSDDADLIIENNTAFEAYESQLRRLFENLFWNALDHGGATVLRVGDIDDGFYVEDDGSGIPPAHRENVFESGFSTADEGPGYGLSIVDGIYDMHGWEIDVEAGSGGGARFEIKNIKSEE; this is translated from the coding sequence ATGGCAGCACGAACGGGGCACGCTCCTGAGGACGTAGTCGGCGAGGAGTTCTGGGACGTGTTCCCTGCAGCGGTCGATACCAGTGTCTCTGACTACTTCCAAGCGGCGATGGAGAGCAGTGAAGAAGTAGAGACGGTGATCGATTACGACCCGCACGGGTATTGGGCGGAACTACGGATCTATCCCGTCGATGGCGGACTTTTCATCCACTCTCGGGACATCACTGACGAAAAAGAACGCGAGCAGGAGTTGCAGTATCGGAACGAACTGTTGGAATCCTTTGCCAACACCGTCTCACACGACCTGCGCAATCCGTTGAACGTTGCCGAAGGAAACCTCCAGTTAGCCCAGGAGACGGGTGATTTCGAACACCTCGAATCAGTCGCCCAGGCTCACAACCGAATGCGGAATCTAATCGACGAACTACTTCATGCCGCACGTGGCGACGAGTTAGACCGTTCGGAAATCTCGCTCGCAGCTGTTGCAGAGCAGGCATGGGAGACGGTCTCCTCGGACGACGCGGATTTGATAATCGAGAACAATACCGCGTTTGAAGCGTACGAGAGTCAGTTACGCCGCTTGTTCGAGAATCTGTTCTGGAACGCGCTCGATCACGGAGGAGCGACGGTACTCCGGGTCGGTGATATCGACGACGGGTTCTACGTCGAAGACGATGGGAGCGGGATTCCGCCGGCCCACCGTGAGAATGTGTTCGAATCCGGGTTTTCGACTGCCGATGAGGGCCCGGGATACGGGTTATCTATCGTGGATGGTATCTATGACATGCACGGCTGGGAGATCGACGTCGAAGCGGGCAGCGGCGGTGGAGCACGATTCGAAATCAAAAATATCAAGAGTGAGGAATGA
- a CDS encoding transposase (ISH3) (KEGG: hla:Hlac_3628 transposase (ISH3)), with the protein MSKTKQADGEIHEDQLLNFLVNRLDEEVSLSLANNAEITAEDIYEVLVGACADGTSVSTLCASSQNSPAGNTVLYHLRTKFEPERLERVANTLLRKDLDELLPEQVEVCADLHLRPYYGDEDNTDGLYHSVAKRGTTAFHAYATLYARVKNKRYTLAVRRLKDGDTASSVLAEFFGVLDGLDAGVKAVYLDRGFYDSKCLTLLQAHNYAYVIPIIRWGEAIQQELSEGWSRVIQHDLTGKLDGHSWTVDFPVYIDCTYLNGKYDENGVARHGYAADAPFIDSPRDARYHYSKRFGIESSYRLFEQAIATTTTRDPTVRLLYVVVSLLLQNVWRYLHYEYVATPRRGGRRLWWWPYKEFVNMIRRAAWTALAVRRAVPANRPPDDRFHR; encoded by the coding sequence GTGTCTAAAACCAAACAAGCAGACGGTGAGATCCACGAGGACCAGCTTCTTAACTTTCTCGTCAACCGCCTTGACGAGGAAGTTTCGCTCTCGTTAGCCAATAACGCTGAAATCACTGCTGAAGACATCTATGAGGTCCTCGTCGGCGCTTGCGCCGACGGGACCTCTGTCTCTACGCTCTGTGCGTCGAGCCAGAACTCACCCGCTGGGAACACGGTCCTCTACCATCTTCGGACGAAGTTCGAGCCGGAACGGCTCGAACGAGTCGCTAACACGCTCCTGCGAAAGGATCTCGATGAATTGCTCCCCGAACAGGTGGAGGTCTGCGCAGACCTCCACCTGCGGCCCTACTACGGTGACGAAGACAACACAGACGGCCTCTATCACTCGGTAGCGAAGCGTGGAACCACTGCGTTCCACGCCTATGCCACACTCTACGCGCGTGTGAAGAACAAACGCTACACGCTGGCGGTACGCCGTCTCAAAGACGGCGATACCGCAAGTAGTGTCCTCGCTGAGTTCTTCGGTGTCCTCGACGGCCTTGACGCCGGGGTCAAGGCCGTCTACCTTGATCGCGGATTCTACGACAGTAAGTGTCTCACGCTGCTTCAGGCGCACAATTACGCGTACGTGATCCCGATCATCCGGTGGGGTGAGGCGATTCAGCAAGAGCTCTCGGAAGGATGGAGTCGCGTCATTCAGCATGATCTGACGGGGAAACTCGACGGTCACAGCTGGACCGTCGATTTTCCCGTCTACATCGACTGTACGTACCTAAATGGGAAGTATGACGAGAACGGTGTGGCGCGTCACGGCTACGCCGCTGACGCGCCGTTCATCGACTCACCACGGGACGCTCGATACCACTACTCGAAACGCTTCGGTATCGAGTCAAGCTATCGCTTGTTTGAGCAAGCGATAGCGACAACGACAACACGAGATCCAACGGTACGGCTGCTGTACGTGGTGGTGAGTCTCCTCTTACAGAACGTCTGGCGGTACCTTCACTACGAGTATGTGGCGACGCCCCGCCGAGGCGGGCGTCGCCTCTGGTGGTGGCCGTACAAGGAGTTCGTCAATATGATTCGACGAGCTGCGTGGACGGCCCTCGCGGTGCGTCGGGCCGTCCCCGCGAATCGGCCACCTGACGACCGATTCCACCGCTAA
- a CDS encoding response regulator receiver protein (KEGG: hwa:HQ1073A signal-transducing histidine kinase/response regulator~PFAM: Signal transduction response regulator, receiver region~SMART: Signal transduction response regulator, receiver region): MSKLPEDSSIDILHVDDDPMFTDLVKTYLEKLSGRFTIHTETNPRAGIERVENEPVDCIVSDYQMPEMDGLSVLECIREDYPNLPFILFTGRGSEEIASEAIQAGVTDYLQKDGTEKYELLANRIENAVDKEQSELRARIAQDRLIQLYEQTDGFYSLDEDSVPHKASSASCFCGLSSVSKRLY, translated from the coding sequence ATGAGTAAGCTCCCGGAGGACTCCTCAATCGACATTCTTCACGTGGACGATGACCCGATGTTCACCGATCTGGTGAAGACCTACTTGGAAAAACTGAGCGGGAGATTCACTATCCATACCGAAACGAATCCTCGGGCTGGAATCGAACGCGTTGAAAACGAGCCTGTCGACTGCATCGTCAGCGACTACCAGATGCCCGAGATGGACGGTCTTTCCGTTTTAGAATGCATCCGCGAGGACTACCCCAACCTTCCGTTCATCCTCTTCACCGGGAGAGGAAGCGAGGAAATTGCGTCCGAAGCCATTCAGGCTGGCGTCACGGACTACCTGCAAAAAGACGGGACCGAGAAATACGAACTACTCGCCAATCGCATAGAGAACGCAGTAGACAAAGAGCAATCCGAACTCCGCGCGAGAATCGCCCAAGATCGACTCATACAACTCTACGAACAGACTGACGGATTTTACAGTCTCGACGAAGACTCAGTACCTCACAAAGCATCCTCGGCTAGCTGTTTCTGCGGCCTGAGTTCTGTGTCGAAGCGGTTGTACTGA
- a CDS encoding hypothetical protein (manually curated~KEGG: hvo:HVO_1407 hypothetical protein), with protein MNESDSPDSVEAYILSSKYRSAVLEHLVGTARATPMEIADSCDIARPHVSRALSELQEKGVVELRVPETQTVMRYYGLTEKGEETWPDIKRQIQRVEWAIEEPSTPAMRSVVELAEDEFGEGLRCVGRYDGEKVSIPYIDSEVRSNYSDEEFEDQYFTKPLS; from the coding sequence GTGAACGAGTCAGACAGCCCAGATAGTGTGGAAGCCTATATTCTAAGCTCAAAATACCGCTCGGCAGTTCTGGAGCACCTCGTTGGAACTGCTCGTGCTACCCCCATGGAGATCGCCGACAGTTGTGATATCGCTCGCCCCCACGTTTCTCGTGCCTTATCAGAGCTCCAAGAGAAAGGCGTCGTCGAGCTTCGTGTGCCAGAAACTCAGACCGTCATGCGCTACTACGGTCTCACCGAGAAAGGTGAAGAAACGTGGCCCGATATCAAACGTCAGATACAACGCGTCGAGTGGGCTATCGAAGAGCCTTCTACGCCGGCAATGCGTTCGGTAGTTGAGTTAGCAGAAGACGAATTCGGGGAGGGATTGCGGTGCGTCGGGAGATACGACGGAGAGAAAGTATCAATACCCTACATTGATTCGGAAGTCCGCTCGAACTATTCGGATGAAGAATTCGAGGATCAGTACTTCACAAAGCCGCTTAGTTAG
- a CDS encoding hypothetical protein (KEGG: hma:pNG6126 hypothetical protein) codes for MSESSRDGVQSWTESMSARDRIRAVAETLREPRSVNWISEQADAAWSTTNEELQTLADQGQLRRVASGETTRYQPDYTRQLFEEIRTLIEENTREELRNELAAITEEIEEWQATYDIETWEELEQSLADGALASAELRERRDVIAFWRENEEDRRLIKHALELYSDVEAAREQMTDVADRATS; via the coding sequence ATGTCCGAATCCTCGCGAGATGGGGTCCAGTCGTGGACTGAGTCGATGAGCGCCCGCGACCGTATTCGAGCAGTCGCCGAGACGCTGCGCGAACCGCGGTCGGTCAACTGGATCAGCGAACAGGCCGACGCCGCCTGGAGCACGACCAACGAGGAACTCCAGACGCTCGCCGACCAGGGCCAGCTGCGCCGCGTCGCGTCCGGCGAGACCACGCGCTACCAGCCGGACTACACGCGCCAGCTCTTCGAGGAGATCCGCACGCTCATCGAGGAGAACACGCGCGAGGAGTTGCGGAACGAATTGGCCGCGATCACCGAGGAGATCGAGGAGTGGCAGGCGACCTACGATATCGAGACGTGGGAGGAGCTCGAACAGTCGCTCGCCGACGGCGCCCTCGCAAGTGCTGAGCTCCGAGAACGCCGTGACGTCATCGCGTTCTGGCGCGAGAACGAGGAGGATCGCCGACTCATCAAGCACGCACTGGAACTCTACTCGGATGTGGAAGCCGCCCGCGAACAGATGACCGACGTGGCCGACCGCGCCACAAGCTAA
- a CDS encoding hypothetical protein (KEGG: hvo:HVO_A0028 hypothetical protein), which produces MHNRYSDFEELRPTGEASHIPDEKLNNGCEGAPRRQRIATNSGGYPDAPTVTDGECRSCGASVPDGQTKCRFCLTNHLGSDATGTDESASTTFLGIVHLIVESTTFYGAVAKGGAAANLLSANGAKTAVDDYTLLYDLDEAPARQLAEQWPSLPDAVQVPSEEGEQLLRGARDRTGWHGQEASERQEQPPTRLYDQRGDGIRDASRLDAVLDDADAVWLIPAIALTESAGEAAADRQVSSVPTTQELDCQNCGRATDHRFKTHESAPDEAWTGQPIWECRVCGSARYGPSLE; this is translated from the coding sequence ATGCACAACAGATATTCAGACTTTGAGGAACTGCGGCCAACCGGCGAGGCGTCCCATATTCCAGACGAGAAGCTCAACAACGGGTGTGAGGGTGCCCCCCGGCGGCAACGCATCGCGACGAACTCTGGTGGCTACCCTGATGCGCCGACGGTAACCGACGGCGAGTGCCGGTCCTGTGGGGCGTCAGTCCCAGACGGGCAGACGAAATGCCGGTTCTGTCTCACCAACCATCTCGGGAGTGATGCGACTGGCACGGACGAGTCAGCGTCGACGACGTTCCTCGGCATCGTCCACCTGATCGTCGAATCGACCACGTTCTACGGCGCCGTCGCGAAGGGCGGCGCCGCGGCGAACCTCCTCTCCGCCAACGGGGCGAAAACGGCCGTCGACGACTACACACTCCTCTACGACCTCGACGAGGCGCCGGCGCGCCAGCTGGCCGAGCAATGGCCCTCACTCCCCGACGCTGTACAGGTGCCGTCAGAGGAGGGAGAGCAGCTTCTCAGAGGCGCCCGTGACCGGACAGGGTGGCACGGTCAGGAAGCGTCGGAGCGTCAGGAGCAGCCCCCGACGCGGCTCTACGACCAGCGTGGGGACGGCATCCGCGACGCGTCACGGCTCGACGCGGTCCTCGACGACGCCGACGCGGTGTGGCTGATCCCAGCGATAGCGCTGACTGAATCCGCTGGCGAGGCTGCGGCTGATCGCCAGGTGTCGTCGGTACCGACGACGCAGGAACTCGACTGTCAAAACTGTGGACGGGCGACCGACCATCGGTTCAAGACACACGAGTCGGCCCCGGATGAGGCGTGGACGGGGCAACCGATCTGGGAATGCCGGGTGTGTGGCTCGGCTCGCTACGGACCCAGTCTCGAGTAG
- a CDS encoding hypothetical protein (KEGG: hsl:OE6259R hypothetical protein) yields the protein MEQEFKQGYRMHRVLSNLNRLDVDRLDDADRERVETASKPYTEAAFFHFKATGSLQRHRAYHAAYESDAFTVVFEADYATGYQTITVEDVSESERDDG from the coding sequence ATGGAGCAAGAGTTCAAACAAGGCTACCGGATGCATCGTGTACTCAGCAATCTCAACCGACTTGACGTCGACCGGTTGGACGACGCGGATCGAGAGCGAGTCGAGACCGCGAGTAAACCGTACACGGAAGCGGCATTCTTCCACTTCAAGGCGACGGGGTCACTCCAACGTCACCGCGCCTACCACGCCGCCTACGAGTCGGATGCGTTCACAGTTGTGTTCGAGGCAGACTACGCAACCGGATACCAGACGATCACCGTCGAGGACGTGAGTGAATCGGAGCGAGACGATGGCTAG
- a CDS encoding hypothetical protein (KEGG: hsl:OE6256R hypothetical protein), with the protein MHMVIYTLVEASTEDDALATGKTVFDRLVGAVPHAGAVFDYYVTFDEEETSVAGSVRWGDLPVAAPVDSDEGGELLERGWEATEDEFQRNLDRVKEALDELSDEEIMRDEDLARHAFHQVGAYDGPSVFLYDEHGSAIRHRGQLDRILEESEELWIVPADVHF; encoded by the coding sequence ATGCACATGGTCATTTACACGCTCGTAGAGGCATCGACAGAAGACGACGCACTCGCCACCGGAAAGACGGTGTTCGACCGACTCGTCGGCGCCGTGCCACACGCCGGCGCTGTCTTCGACTACTACGTCACGTTCGATGAAGAAGAGACATCGGTCGCCGGCTCGGTCCGATGGGGCGACTTACCGGTTGCGGCACCGGTGGACTCCGATGAAGGGGGAGAGCTACTTGAACGCGGCTGGGAGGCAACCGAAGACGAGTTCCAGCGGAATCTCGACCGCGTGAAGGAAGCTCTCGATGAGCTCAGCGACGAAGAAATCATGCGTGACGAAGATCTCGCCCGACACGCCTTCCACCAAGTCGGCGCCTACGACGGCCCCTCCGTGTTCCTGTACGACGAACACGGGAGCGCGATTCGGCATCGCGGCCAGCTGGACCGAATCCTCGAGGAGAGCGAGGAGCTCTGGATCGTGCCCGCCGACGTCCACTTCTAA
- a CDS encoding transcriptional regulator TrmB (PFAM: Transcriptional regulator TrmB~KEGG: hwa:HQ2157A hypothetical protein), translating into MTESALSHSHPLDTMLAVSDVIRNDRLAQLYTCVLEHDSPTVEELAEGIESSTTTVYEDVKHLVDIGLLERVTETQPHRYRASRVDMTIQAGGETFQITPTLLVALAERQSNENISLYIDRHGVSGLATAIEYARAYTQSEMNARIMAREQDIPVLEAETILQELQEIILETEPDTATSLDIEELDAAVDERLDE; encoded by the coding sequence ATGACAGAATCCGCTCTCTCACATTCACACCCACTTGATACGATGCTGGCCGTCTCCGACGTGATTCGGAACGACCGGCTCGCCCAGCTCTATACCTGTGTGCTCGAACATGACTCTCCAACTGTTGAGGAACTGGCCGAGGGCATCGAGAGCTCGACGACAACCGTCTACGAGGATGTCAAACATCTCGTCGATATTGGCCTCCTAGAGCGTGTCACGGAGACGCAGCCCCACCGCTATCGAGCGAGTCGCGTCGATATGACGATCCAGGCCGGCGGGGAAACCTTCCAGATCACTCCGACGCTCCTGGTCGCCCTCGCCGAACGCCAGTCGAACGAGAATATCAGTCTCTACATCGACCGCCACGGTGTCAGCGGACTCGCAACGGCGATCGAATACGCTCGAGCGTACACACAGTCGGAAATGAACGCCCGGATCATGGCCCGTGAACAGGATATCCCTGTTCTCGAAGCGGAAACCATCCTCCAAGAACTCCAGGAAATCATTTTGGAGACCGAACCCGATACCGCTACGAGCCTCGATATCGAGGAGCTTGATGCTGCCGTCGATGAACGTCTGGACGAGTAG
- a CDS encoding hypothetical protein (KEGG: hsl:OE6055R hypothetical protein): MSAQLFPSVESHIIDANLFIRFERHDTVDLLERAVTEQNVVLLLPTRVYEELTPESYPYGTPPIEDAIEASWVQLLEEVDYSNPVVSATMDMVRQYISAATDRPEHTIEQADAEVAGAAATLLEQKQTESIAIYTNDLPAFRGIERALSQHGYEDSVQLVKAFDFVKSVENRYQFSG, from the coding sequence GTGTCAGCGCAACTATTTCCGTCTGTCGAGAGCCATATCATCGACGCGAACCTCTTCATCCGGTTCGAGCGCCACGACACCGTCGACCTGCTTGAGCGGGCTGTCACCGAGCAGAATGTCGTTCTCCTCCTGCCCACACGAGTATACGAAGAACTCACGCCCGAATCCTATCCCTACGGGACCCCGCCGATAGAGGATGCAATCGAAGCTAGCTGGGTTCAGCTTCTTGAGGAGGTCGACTATTCTAACCCGGTCGTTTCAGCGACGATGGATATGGTTCGCCAGTATATCTCTGCCGCTACCGACCGTCCCGAGCACACGATAGAGCAAGCAGATGCGGAAGTTGCTGGGGCGGCAGCAACACTCCTCGAACAGAAGCAGACAGAGTCGATCGCCATCTACACGAATGACTTACCGGCGTTCCGCGGAATTGAGCGAGCACTCTCACAGCACGGCTATGAGGATTCAGTTCAGCTCGTCAAGGCCTTCGACTTTGTCAAGTCTGTCGAAAATCGGTACCAGTTTTCTGGATAA